A stretch of Triticum aestivum cultivar Chinese Spring chromosome 1D, IWGSC CS RefSeq v2.1, whole genome shotgun sequence DNA encodes these proteins:
- the LOC123165010 gene encoding F-box/LRR-repeat protein 14-like has product MEDLPEALLTEILKRITTTSDLNSLSLVSKQLYKIEGNQRGAIRVGFGLCTATKALTSFCTHFPNLQKVEIDYSGWIPGHGKQLDNKGLSVFSSHYSSLIDLTLSFCSCIDDSRLACLAYCKTLVSLRLNSAPKITSVGLFSVAVGCTSLSALHLVDCEKIDTVEWLEYLGRDGSLEELVVKNCQGINHHDFLKFGSGWMKLQKFEFERKRDTYDCLPGDVVYDSSYDAHIMDIYDFCCESLKDLRLAHIKTWPEVGLRVLLGKCKGLEKLVLEYVHALNDNDMIALSRSCSNLKSILLRLNLQRYSSDVSYCETRTSFTDNSLYALALNCRMLQTVDLNFTRCSPDWPSEIGFTQEGFLVLVQSCPIRVLVLNNANFFDDEGMKALSSSPHLETLELILCHAVTDAGIRFIAHMPCLSNLSLRVCHYITDVGVAELGRAHKLESLVIEYCGEVSPQGAQGVAKSVHYSKYSSDALMKRIGLGIY; this is encoded by the coding sequence ATGGAGGACCTACCGGAGGCTCTGCTGACCGAGATTCTCAAGAGGATCACCACGACAAGTGATCTCAATTCTCTTTCCCTTGTGTCAAAGCAGCTCTACAAGATAGAGGGGAATCAAAGGGGTGCTATCCGTGTTGGTTTTGGTCTATGCACCGCTACAAAAGCACTGACATCGTTCTGCACCCACTTCCCAAATCTGCAGAAAGTGGAAATCGATTACTCTGGCTGGATACCTGGACATGGAAAGCAGTTGGACAACAAAGGCCTTTCTGTGTTTTCATCTCACTATTCCTCGCTGATTGACCTCACCTTAAGCTTCTGCTCATGCATCGATGACTCTAGGCTTGCTTGTTTAGCTTATTGCAAGACATTGGTGTCTCTCAGGCTCAACTCCGCACCAAAAATAACGTCAGTTGGGCTTTTCTCGGTTGCAGTTGGTTGCACAAGTCTATCTGCTCTCCACCTTGTCGACTGTGAGAAAATCGACACTGTAGAGTGGCTGGAATACCTTGGTAGGGATGGATCGTTGGAAGAGCTTGTAGTGAAGAATTGCCAAGGAATCAATCATCATGACTTCCTAAAGTTTGGTTCTGGATGGATGAAGCTCCAGAAGTTTGAGTTTGAGAGGAAAAGAGACACATATGATTGTCTTCCAGGTGATGTGGTGTATGACTCCTCGTATGATGCTCACATCATGGATATATATGATTTCTGCTGTGAGAGTTTGAAGGATTTAAGGTTGGCGCATATTAAAACTTGGCCAGAAGTAGGACTTCGTGTTCTCCTTGGGAAGTGTAAAGGATTGGAGAAGCTTGTCCTTGAGTATGTTCATGCCCTAAATGACAATGACATGATTGCATTGTCTCGGAGCTGCAGCAACCTGAAAAGCATCTTACTTAGGCTCAACCTGCAGCGCTACTCTAGTGATGTCAGCTATTGTGAGACCAGGACGTCTTTTACTGATAACAGCCTTTACGCTCTAGCCCTCAACTGCCGTATGCTTCAGACGGTAGACCTCAACTTTACAAGATGTTCCCCTGACTGGCCATCAGAAATAGGATTCACACAAGAGGGTTTTCTGGTGCTCGTTCAGTCTTGCCCAATTCGTGTTCTCGTGCTCAACAACGCCAACTTCTTCGATGACGAGGGGATGAAGGCCCTCTCATCCTCACCACATCTGGAGACACTCGAGCTTATATTGTGTCATGCGGTAACCGATGCTGGGATTCGCTTCATTGCGCACATGCCATGCTTGAGTAATCTCTCACTTCGGGTGTGTCATTACATTACTGATGTTGGAGTGGCTGAACTGGGGCGAGCACATAAGTTAGAGTCTTTGGTCATTGAGTATTGTGGTGAGGTCTCTCCGCAAGGTGCGCAGGGTGTTGCCAAGTCAGTTCACTACTCCAAGTACTCTTCAGATGCCCTTATGAAGAGAATTGGTCTTGGCATCTATTAA